The sequence TAACCCTTACCAATGGAGTGAGATCCCAAAATATGAGTTCAAATGCGATACCAAGTCATAGATTATATGGAGATGAGAGAATCATGTTTTAGAAGAATTCATCCCAtgacatgatatcctgaagcgagtaaattaaggttgagtttaatttttaatttttaaactattaatgatgtttatatctctatttagagtgggtATTTAGTTATAGGAGTACTCTTGGtaaactcacctatatgaatgtgaaagtgtggaCGATTTCTATGAGAATAATGGGAAGTTCTCTtgatcattcattaaactgggatacaagcgcATGGCCGTAATGTGCTGACTTTAGAATTTATACTAGTATAGTGTGTGTGTTAAACAATctttttatctcctagagttcaagacttaAGTTCACTTTATGGTCAGATTTTAAGAGAGCCTATCaacactacgtaaaggttcaagtcgcgagacAACTTTGCTTATGCGCAACTCTATAAGTTcctgctcaatgttttaaaaatataagtggagGATTGTTAGGATATATGTTTTCAAACATAAATTGATTTCGtataaatattattttaatactCATAAAGTCTTTCATAAAAAACTAAATTGATTTTGTCATTAATGTTTTGACCGTTTCATTTTTAATGAGTATTAATTGTGTGAGTTATaacataattaatttttattgaaCTTTATTGAAATCTTGACTATAAATCAgttttttggttggaaaaataaagatagtttttcttttatgattttgagTTTGAAAGAGTAAAAagaattttaaaaagaaaacaagtaTGTGATCATGCTTTATTTTCTACAAGAGTGATTCTGAGCAAGAACGAAAGCATAGAAGTTTCACATCTTCtcatcgtgcaagagtgattgtgtaaaaGATTGATCTCGGCTATTTTATCCTGGGGATgacgcgacatggaagaactTCTTGCAAAATCTTGGATAGatccgcgaaacgtcttaaagagagcgacctagtctgcgactcagccataacatttgtttcgtgtttgattttattttttgtgcatgcataattcagcaattgttccaacaattttacgACGTTTTATTTTTCCATAGATATCAAAAGAAAACGATTGCTTAAACACGATAAGTATCATTATTTTATTTCGTTTTACAGAATTATAACCGATATGTTTTTTCTTTAAAGATTGAACATGATGCTTGAGATTTTAGGTAACCTAATTAATACCTAGAGttaattgggccgaccgagcgaagcgagggaggacctttATATGACCACTTTTATGTAAATTGTAAGTGACCAATTGATActaaaagattggatttggtgcAACCAAACTTTTGGTGGTCGTTTTTTCACTAGACAAAATtgtccctcccttttagtccaattactataacttcTTATGTATCCGATCTTTTAGGGATATAATTTAAAAGTAaattttaatataacatatctaaaaatcggtgccttggaattttacaaattttatctcgttggaaaggttataaaaaaatctacgcaacgagtacaaacaacaatctcaaatttagagtttttacgaaaaattcggaggtatttatcattttaggcacaattttagaaaattaaatgtatatccattatgaAAACCACCAGGATACATAATATtatatgtagccatattttgggtTATGCATTAACTAATTTTTCATTGCAACTAATAAAAttatgtactccctccgtctcaAGAAAAGTGATTCTTATACTTTAGGCACAATTCtggaaaattgaatgcatagccattcctcaaaccaccacaaatgatgcataccacatcatgcaaccatattttggtttatggatcgactaattttccgtttctggaaaagttaTACTTTCACATttcgtttcaggaaaaatgatacattcaactctgtttcaggaaaagtgatactttcgcccagtttcagaaaaagtgataattTCGTATTACTTTTTCTGAAATGGGGCGAAAGTAATCGTAGATAAACCCCATCTTTAGATTCTTCTTCGGTCGGACCTCCCACCGTGGCAGCGGTTGTACTAGTTTTATGTCTAATATTAATGGACTAGGATTGTAACATGGTTGATATCTTTTTCATGAATTTTTAGCATAGAAAAACATTATTGAAGATACACGAATGTTTTTAACAGGTTTTAGAGTTTTATATGCATCTCTATAATGAAAATGAATTgggtcttgttttttttttttttttttttttttgttttttttttaataagtcaaaaatttgtattaatagataacaaaatttacaataaataatttacaagaaaagaggtcacagtaaccccaaaaacttgtaaactatttaaaacgaaaataagcaacatttggatattcaactGAATTTAGAAAAGGTGGTCTTCCATTAAAATGCACTCCCACTTCATTAGCCAGTAAACAACCGCGCTTAGCCATTTTATCTGCTGAAAAATTCGCCTCCCTAAAAGTGTGAATGAACCTTATAGACGTATAATGTCTAAAAATCACCGTCCATCTATTCTTTGCAAACCAAGGAATTGAATTATTTTTGATAGCTTCCACCACTCCCATAGAATCTGAACGCACACAAATACGATCAAAATCCCATTgcatagcccactccaaaccaacaataatgcCATACAATTCTGCTAAGTAATTCGTCGTAACACCAAgaccaatactcatagcaccaAGAACTGAACATTGCGCATCTCTAGCCACTACTCCAGCACCAGCAATTCCTGGATTACCTCTCGcaacaccatcacaacataaCTGAAGTTCATTAGCATCAGGCGGATGCCAAAAACACTCCACAGGTTGCTGCCACTTAACACTCCTGTGATGAACACGGAAGTAATTCAAAAGCACAATTCTTCATATGACCCTTGAGACGAATAGAATGATCTTGAATCAACTTCAAAACGCGTTTATGAAAAACACTCCAGTTAGGCTGTTTATGCTCAAAAACCGCCTTGTTCCTCAACTGCCATAGCTCAGACCTTAGCACCAGATTGGCGACAAGCCAAAGATCACGCACCATTGGGCTTCTGCCTTTGGATGccttaaaagaaataacaaggtTAGCATTAGGATGTAAGTTAAAAAAATCAGCAAGCCAATTCCAGGCTCTTGCAGCAAAGCTGTAATCATACATCACATGAAAAAGCGTCTCTTCTTCAATACCACATATGCAACACTTATTAGCAAGAAATTTTTTGAACCTGCTCTTGATAAGATCATATGTAGCATAAGCACCACGTAAGAATTTCCAGTTCTGAGCCGTAAGGACTAGATGAACTTCTTTTCTCCAAAGTAGCTTCTCACCCTTCAGATTGGGATATTTATGTCGAACAAGGGAAGTAGCAGATTTTACACTGAACTCACCTGTCAACTCCGGCATCCAGACTCTAGTATCTGCTCCTCCAATTGGCATTGGCATCGTATGCATCTCCAGACCAGCAGCCACCATGCGTTGCAAATGAATATAAGGTATATCCCACTGGCCATCAGTCAATACATCACTAACACGCACTGTGTTATCTAGTGTGTAATCATTTAGAGCCTCTGAAATACTAATATTAGCATACCAAATGTCATAATAAAGAGAAGTATCCCTACCATCTCCAATCAAAACCTTAGTATTTTTCTCCACCAGATTATACACACTCCTCACGCCAGGCAAAATGGTAGATTTAACACCCGAATTCTTAATGCTCCCATTACGATAAAAAAACTTAGCCTTCAGATAAAAATCCCATTTCTTCTTAGAAATACGAATCTTCCACCAAAGCTTCATAAGAAGTGCCTTGTTCATAGTAGCCATACGATTTATTCCGAGACCCCCCTCCTCATAAGGGCAACAGATTTTATCATAAGCCACCACCACAGCTCGACTAACATTCGAATCACTAGACCAAATGAAATTCTGAATTGCCCTCTCACATTGAAGAATGAACTTGCGAGGCCAATTATAAATTGCcatattatgaatggaataactGGAAATAACAGTTTTAACAAGAACAATGCGATCATGAAAATATAATAATCTCCCTTTCCAACCAGCAAGCTTATTTTTAATCTTTTCAACGACATTGCAAATATGACGGTAACGAACAGTACCTGGCATAATTTGAACACCCAAGTAGCGATCTGGAAAAGTGGCTACGCTCATCCCCAAATAATTTGCAAGATATGTACACCAACTcgaagaaccaccaccataataaatcttaCTCTTTTGATGACAAACAGTCTGACCTGAAGCGCGCTGGTATTTACCCAATAAATCCACAAGATTATGAAGACTTTTTGAATTACCTTTACAAAatatcataatgtcatcagcaaagaaaagatagGTTGGAGAAACACCACCTCTTGTAACCATAGGAGTCATCTTTTTATCACGAatttttcgtaatatttctgCTAAGAACGTCTTCAATCAAGACGAAAATCAAGGGAGAAAGGGGATCTCCTTGGCGCaaacctctattaattttgaaataaccctccggactaccattcaAAAGAATAAATATTCTAGCAGATTGTAAGATATTAAGAATCCAGGCACACCACTTCTCAGAAAAACCATACTTACGAAAAACTTCTAGCACAAAAGACCAACTTACCGTGTCAAAAGATTGAGATATATCTAGCTTAATACCAATGTTGCCATCCTTGCGCTTAAAATGAAGCTCGTTTACCATCTCCGACGCCAaactaatattttcatgaatatttctccctTTCATAAAGGCAACCTGCTCTTCAGACACAAGATTATCTAAAACACTACCAAGTCTAGTAGCTAAGATCTTAGTAaatattttgaagaagaaattactAAGACCTATTGTTCTGAAATTGCGAAGAGTATTAGCACCCCTTACCTTAGCAAGAAAAATGATTAAAGAAGAATTAACACCATTTGGAATATGACCAGAATTCCAACAATGAAGAATGGCCTTGATTAAATCTTCTTGAATAATATCCCAGCAATGACgatagaaacaaccagagaaTCCATCCGGCCCTGGCGCACTATCCGATCCCAAATCAAAAACAGCTTGCTTAATTTCTTCCGGAGTAGGTATCTTGTCCATAGCGTTGCTCTCTTCAACAGATACGGAATCATGCTCAAAATCGAATAAATCACCTTCATTATCCAGCTCTTGCCCATTGAACTTGTCCTCGTAGTACTGAACAACATGATCACGCAGTTGTTCATAATATGTAATACAAGTCCCATTCGAGTCAACTAGTTCCGAAATTGTATTAGAGCTTTTCCTAATTCTAATACTATTATGAAAAAAACTGGAGTTACTTGAACCCTCCACCAACCAATTATTCCAAGATTTTTGTTTGAGCATTGTCATCTGTTGTAAGCGAGTCTCACTTAAGGTAGCCATAGCGTCCTTCATCGCATTCAGGTTGGCAATATTACTTGGATCTTCATCCGAAATAAGAGTTGCAGTCTCGAAACGAAGTTAGTCTTGCTTCAAACGAGAATGCACATTACCAAATATCCTGAGATTCCAATCCTTCATCACAATCTTCAGCCGTTTCAATTTGTAAAGGTATATAAAATCTGGAGAGCTATGAGCTGGAGCAGTCCAACTCTCACTAACCATACGAAAAAAATCACCATATAAGAACCACATCTTTTGAACCCTGAAAGGAGCTCGACGAGGCCTAGGAACTGAAAAAGGATACCCAAGAAGAGTAGAATGAtcggaaacttccctaggaagagctttacaccgccaattctcaaacttAGCAAGCCAAGCCGCATTAATAATTGCACGATCCAACTTGCTGATGATACGACGATTACCAGATTGTCTATTGGACCATGTGAATTTGCTACCCAATgaatcagcttcaaaaagattattttcatccatccaatcactaaaTTCATCAATGACTGAAGATCTAGTTTCCAGTCCACCTTTCTTTTCGTCCAAGCGCAAAATACAATTAAAACTCGTATGACCAACCAAGGAGTTATTGAATCTTGCATAACCAGTTGCTGTCAAAGCCTTCGTCTAGTAGTTTGAACATAACTAGCATGGACAAAAGAGATATGAACACCATCCACCGCAATTGTAATAGCTTGTTTACTTGAATTAACAACAGAAATATCCAACCCATTCATGTAACAAATCCAAAGATTCGCAATACTAGAATTGGAAGAATTATTAGTAACAACTGAGGAATAACCTTCCGTAATTAGTCTTCTACCAGAATTCACCGAGCAAGTAACTTTCGGTTCAACAAGACAAAAAACATCTGGATTAAAATCCCTTATTAACTCTTTTAGCTTAGACTGTGCTGCCTCATGCGCaacaccatttatattccaaaagAGAACCCGCATAATTAAACTCTGGGTTTGAGTTTATTATTTAGCTTAAATTGTTTAGCAGCATTTGAGGAGGGATTAATACCAGGTGAAGAGCCTTTGCGAGCACGAATACCCAATGCAAAATTATCGTCCGAATCTGACATGGAGTCTTGGTCCTTTAAGGCATATATCTTGTTCCGCATATCTATAAGTTGTTGCCGCTTAGCTTGCTTAGCAGCTTCATCAAGTTTACCAAACACCAAAATATCACTGCCAGGATTGTCACCTAGAAGGTTAAACTTATTGTGAGAGACATACTCCGAAGTTTCTTCCAGCACATTACACAAATGTGTGGAcgaggatgaaacaccaatccTAGCAGGTGGAGGAagtttagttcttgccaattcaacattcccacCTGACTTAGCGTTCAAGCCTGAGGTACTCAACGACCTTGCTTTACTAACTAATACTGAATGCGTAAGAATGGCCTGCTTGTGTCTTTCAAACTCAGTAGTCGTCATACGCAAAACATCTTCAGATTATGCTAAACCATCCTGCAACTGTTGTTCCAACCCAACAGTGTCACTGATGCACATAACCTTATTATCATCCATATAATTTGAAGTACCTTCTCCAGCATGATTTGTTACTTCATGAACAAAAGTAATAGCCGGTGCTTTCTTTCCCTTCTTCTTCCGTCTTGCCTCTTTCCACTCAGTACCCGCATTGTGTTCTGATTGATGCTGATTATTAACTGGAGGAACAATTGCTTGCTGCGGATCTGTAACTACAATAGGAATCTGTTGATGAGCAGTGCCAACATTACCTTTTGATTTCTTCCGACATTCAGCATCAGTATGACCAATAATACAGCATTTAGAACAGAATTTAGGTTTCTTAAGgatttcaaaaggttgaagaaactctaaACCACCTACAGCAACGTGATGTCGTCAGACTTGAGTTCATCGAAATCAATGTCTATGAGAACTAAGgcaaagtgaccatattcatgTGCCAAAGTTCTCTTATCAACGACAATGGGAGAACCCATGGTTTTTCCCATGGCTAGTGACGTTTTTCAATCCAAAACTCCATTGGTAATCCAGGAAATTTGACCCAAGCAGTAGCACGAGATGATCTCTGTTTGTCAGCATCAAAACTAGGAAACCATTCCATTAGGTTTAGTTTCTGTTGAGCAACAACCCATTGTTCAGCTTGTAGAATCTTCAATTTATCCTCCTGCGACAATaacttgatgatgaagaaaccCCTATTCAACGGAACAAACTGGACACAGCCTACTCCTAGATTCCATTGCAgttctaggtttttcttcacGTCAGAAAAATTGAGCTCTTTAAAATCTAACCTACCAATGAGGCTAAATTTCCATATCGCACACCCTTCCAAATACAGTTCATCCGGAATCGCAATAGAAGGTTTACCTTCTTTCAAAGTAGGGTTTGGCAAAGAAGACAGACCCACAACAGTTTTTTGTATCTCCTTCTTTCCTTTGAGTCTATTCGCATAAGTTAGTATCTTAGAAGCTTGAGGTGGATCAATATCCCCCATCTGGAATGACCAAAAGAGATGATTCAAGATGAAGCGGgcttgaaaaatttgaaaagtgcaaaaaaacctaaaaatcgcCAGAGCAAgtttttaggagagagaaaaactgatttagacctttcaattttaaacaagaaaaatgAATTGGGTCTTGAAATTTTAACCGGGTGTCTTAGACATCATGGGGATCATCCATGTCAAATTTCAGAATACTTTTCAGTCCAGAAAGTATTTTTGAAGTATTTTAGAAAACTGCATAACGTGACGGGCAGAAATTTAATCTTGATTGAATTCATTTTTCCTAATATTTGTGTAGATAATTCGAATTCGCGTAACTTGAAACTTGTAGATCAGGAACTTATCTTAAAAATCATTTTCAAATTTTTAAGGGATGGAGCGATTCGATCCTCTACTAGATAGAGGAACAAACATATTAATCCAATGCAATAGTACCGTGACTATTACAAGAGTTGATAATTGTTAACTACAACTATAAGAGTTGATGTTATGAGAATAGATTATATATAGTCTGAAAAGAGTTTTCGttaatcctttgacgaaaggaatGATAAGAAGGTATGAATACATCTTAtgggatgaggttgatgcccattgagacGAGTCATCTGTGATGGATACCCAAtttagaaataggttcaaagggactagatgAAGTCATAGATGATATGCATCATTGAGATTGAGTTATTTTTGATGTGGTTACCAACCTATAACTCAAGATCTCAAAAGTAGGTTCAAAAGGGTAACCCTTACCTATGGAGTGAGATCCCAAAATATGAGTTCAAATGGGACACCAAGTCAGAGATAATATAGAGATGAGGGAATCAggcttttgaagaattcatcccacgacatgatatcctgaagcgagtaAATTAACgttgagtttaatttttaatttttaaactcttaatgatgtttatatctctatttagagtgtgGTGCTTAGCTATAGGATTACTTTTGAtaaactcacctatatgaatgtgaaagtgtAGCCTATTTTTATGAGAATAATGGAAAGTTCTCTTGATCATTCATTAAACAATCTTTctatctcctagagttcaagacttaAGTTCACTCTGTTGTCAGCTTTTGAGAGAGCCTATCaacactacgtaaaggttcaagtcgcgagacacctttgcttatgcacaactctaTACGTTCTTgctcaatattttaaaaatataagtgggggattgttggaatatatgttttaaaacataAATTGATTTCCTATTAATATTGTTTTAATGCTCATAAAGTTTTTCATAAAAAAACTAAATTGATTTTGTCATTAATGTTTTGACCGCTTCATTTTTAATGAGTATTAATTGTATGAGTTATAacattatcaatttttatttaaCTTTATTGAAATCTTGACTATAAATCAgttttttggttggaaaaataaAGATAGTTTTTCTTTTATGCTTTTGAGTTTGAAAGAGTAAAAggaattttaaaaagaaaacaagtaTGTGATCATGCTTTATTTTCTACAAGAGCGATTTTGAGTAAGAAcgaaagtgtagaagtttcacatcctctcatcgtGCAAGAATGATTGTGTAAAAgattgatctcggctgttttatcctggagacgaCGCAACAAGGAAGAACTCTTGCACAATCTTGGATAGAGCCGTGAAACgccttaaagagagcgacctagtccgcgactcatccATAACatttgtttcgtgtttgattttattttttgtgcAAGCATAATTcaacaattgttccaacaattttaagtcGTTTTATTCTGCCGTAGATATCAAAAGAAAACGATTGTTGAAACAcgataagtatcgttgttttattCCGTTTTACAGAATTATAACcgatatattttttctttaacgATTGAACATGATGCTTGAGGTTTTAGGTAATTTAATTAATACCTAGAGTTAATTTTATGTCTAATGTTAATGGACTAGGATTATAACATGGTTGTTATCTTTTTCATGAATTTTTAGCATAGAAAAATATTATTGAAGAGACACGAATGTTTTTAACATGTTATAGAGTTTTATATGCATATCTATAATGAAAATGAATTGGGTCTTGAAATTTTAACCAGGTGTATTAGACATCATGGGTATCATCCATGTCAAATTTCATAATTCTAATCAAGACTTACTCCTTTTTGTCGTGTTCTTTCTTCACTCATTCCAAAAGAAGAGATATGGCCTGAAAATTCTATCGTGAGTAATGGCAGAAAACGTATTAATATCGGAAAATTTTCTAAGCAATACAATCAATCAGAAGAAGCTGGAGCATCAGAAGAGACTCTCGAAGAAATTAACAGGGTCATACGAACGGAACTTCAACGTCATTGAGATATTAATTATTTTGAGGATGTTGAAGATGAGAAACCTTTGGAAAGTCCTAGCAATAAGGGTAAAGTCATtcaaactccggatcataataatgaTCATTTGCCTATTCAAAATGAGGAGAATGGATATAACATAaccgttgttataaatggtgtaacatacTCAATCAATGATCTTAGGATTTGCACTAATGAACTAGACTTTCTGGAGAGGATTTCGATTCCGCTGACGAGGTTGTTTAAGAGATGttaattgagaatgaaaccaaattgatttatttcgtggatgacccaattgagcttgccaaGAATTATAATGATGTTGAAATTTTAGTCAAAGCAGAAACTGATGAAGAATTGCTAAAGAGTTtcatagaggaccatgatataaatgAGGCAAATAATTCATTGGAATTCTTTAATAATGATGAGGATCCCGTAATACACGAGATAttggaaggtttgtctaatccttttcaTATTTCTAAATCTTTTGGTCCTCCTCCCCTAATCGAAATAGTCCCCCAAAAAGTTGTTAATTCAATGAAGGAACTACCTCACTTAGGGTTGAGTATTTGTGCTTATAAAAGACTTAcgaattattttacttctaattatccaCCGCTAGATGTGTTTAATTCTagcattgtgcaggttcaccgagAGAAACCCATAAAAGTTTCCTTGTATTTTGTTCCATGtacttccaagtgtagaaaagacTAAGTCAAACTGACGAGAAAATCATTGCTGCTAACTgacttcttttcccgccaaagaAATTTTTCAAAATGAAGAGGATGAAGTACCCCTATCCAACTCTAGGGTAGGGTGCCTTTATCATCTGGGTGTAAATAGTGTTTtcgggtgcccttagtaatttcgTGGGTTCTTTTAGTGATTCTTCTTGGGTGCCAATAACACTACCCCGGGTACCTTtaacgcatttctggggtgcctttataaCTTTCTCTATGTGCCTTTAATAATTCCTCCTGGgggtgcaaataccacttttcgagccaaattctccgcacatgtttatttctccaaaaatacctataaagacataaaacaccaaaattaatacaaaaatgGTTACTATTAATATAGAAAATTGATCAAAACAGATAACATAAattcgtctatcaaatacccccaaacttattattttctagtcccgagcaaatctaatctagaaaataaactcctaactcactgtcgtaggcatcgcgattgcacttagcgtgtgcaacaagcctttaaacccctaggtggccgaGTTATATTCTCGGGAGGGTTTAAAAGATGGTTAACATCTagaaaaaataccaaaatacatATGAACCTATTATTTCTAGTGACTCATTCAAAAGCTTTTCACCACCCTTCACCATATTTAGTCATCCTCATCGTCACTCATAAATACGAACGAGGAATTATTCTTAGATATTACTAATGCCTTCCAAAATTCAATACTTTCCTCGAATCTATAACACCAAGACTTGGAAATTTCGTTACAATCGAATAATGGAGGTAATGGGCTTCCTTCACTCAATTGGAGGCCCGTGTAATGGCTTCCATGCACGTTACCAATCACCACTCTTCTTGTTTTATCCGATTCCTCATCAAATGGTATTCTTGTTGGTGTAAATGTCACACTTAATGAATTTGAGATTAAATGAATGATGAAATTGATGCGTTGGCGAGTAGTTGGTCGCATATTGGCATGGACATCCAATACTCGCTTTTCAAACATTTATTACTGTGTAACCATCGTTCCCATGTGACAAACCTTTCGTTTAACACAGTTTCAGACTCTTCTCTTTCAAATCTCATCATTGGTTTGTAATAATCTCGGTGACTGCGTAgttccaataaacatttttgcctttgttagagcactgctcggtcgaactcgcaagcgtttctatatcaagattttttgtcaagtttagttgatcaaaattatatacttgatttataatctacttagagatatgtctcggattatgatagaagtgtgtagaTGAGCTtaagacttcacggcg comes from Papaver somniferum cultivar HN1 chromosome 7, ASM357369v1, whole genome shotgun sequence and encodes:
- the LOC113295565 gene encoding uncharacterized protein LOC113295565, which codes for MATLSETRLQQMTMLKQKSWNNWLVEGSSNSSFFHNSIRIRKSSNTISELVDSNGTCITYYEQLRDHVVQYYEDKFNGQELDNEGDLFDFEHDSVSVEESNAMDKIPTPEEIKQAVFDLGSDSAPGPDGFSGCFYRHCWDIIQEDLIKAILHCWNSGHIPNGVNSSLIIFLAKVRGANTLRNFRTIGLSNFFFKIFTKILATRLGSVLDNLVSEEQVAFMKGRNIHENISLASEMVNELHFKRKDGNIGIKLDISQSFDTTFLAEILRKIRDKKMTPMVTRGGVSPTYLFFADDIMIFCKGNSKSLHNLVDLLGKYQRASGQTVCHQKSKIYYGGGSSSWCTYLANYLGMSVATFPDRYLGVQIMPGTVRYRHICNVVEKIKNKLAGWKGRLLYFHDRIVLVKTVISSYSIHNMAIYNWPRKFILQCERAIQNFIWSSDSNVSRAVVVAYDKICCPYEEGGLGINRMATMNKALLMKLWWKIRISKKKWDFYLKAKFFYRNGSIKNSGVKSTILPGVRSVYNLVEKNTKVLIGDGRDTSLYYDIWYANISISEALNDYTLDNTVRVSDVLTDGQWDIPYIHLQRMVAAGLEMHTMPMPIGGADTRVWMPELTGEFSVKSATSLVRHKYPNLKGEKLLWRKEVHLVLTAQNWKFLRGAYATYDLIKSRFKKFLANKCCICGIEEETLFHVMYDYSFAARAWNWLADFFNLHPNANLVISFKASKGRSPMVRDLWLVANLVLRSVKWQQPVECFWHPPDANELQLCCDGVARGNPGIAGAGVVARDAQCSVLGAMSIGLGVTTNYLAELYGIIVGLEWAMQWDFDRICVRSDSMGVVEAIKNNSIPWFAKNRWTVIFRHYTSIRNVMDVEHLLNNPNENDAVMESPTDEEIIESVMNNENDPEPDDSSVVPNVSSKDAFQAMVT